A window from Hoeflea sp. IMCC20628 encodes these proteins:
- a CDS encoding glutamine synthetase family protein — MAGNLSFDELKSAAKSGAIDTVLVCCVDMQGRLMGKRFHVQNFINSSHEETHCCNYMLATDIEMATPDGYATTSWQAGYGDYVMKPDLSTMRRVPWLEGTAMVLCDLLDHHTHKPVPQSPRQILKVQIARLKELGYEAMMATELEFFLFEQSFRELAQSGYRELTPISAYNEDYHILQTTKEEGVMRPIRNHLFAAGIPIENSKGEAEAGQEELNIRYAEALDCADHHTIAKHAVKEIAWAQGRSVTFLPKWKADKVGSSSHVHMSLWQGKTPAFRDENGAHGMSELMRHFMAGLIEYAPDYTCFLAPYVNSYKRFMKGTFAPTRTVWSVDNRTAGFRLCGEGSKAVRVECRIGGSDMNPYLAQAALLAAGIKGIENKLELAPPTGGDIYENAEAKHIPSTLRTAIETLRGSKMLREAMGDAVVDHYVRCAEWEQEEFDKAVTDWEIARGFERA, encoded by the coding sequence ATGGCTGGAAACCTTTCCTTTGACGAATTGAAATCTGCCGCCAAATCAGGCGCCATCGATACGGTGCTGGTGTGCTGTGTCGACATGCAGGGACGGCTGATGGGCAAGCGTTTTCATGTCCAGAACTTCATCAATTCCAGCCATGAAGAAACCCATTGCTGCAACTACATGCTGGCGACCGACATCGAAATGGCGACGCCAGACGGCTATGCGACGACCAGTTGGCAGGCGGGCTATGGCGATTATGTGATGAAGCCCGATCTTTCGACCATGCGCCGCGTGCCCTGGCTTGAAGGCACCGCCATGGTGCTGTGTGATCTGCTTGATCACCATACCCACAAGCCGGTACCGCAGTCGCCGCGCCAGATCCTGAAGGTGCAGATCGCCCGGCTCAAGGAGCTCGGCTATGAAGCGATGATGGCGACAGAGCTGGAGTTTTTCCTGTTCGAGCAGAGCTTCCGCGAACTGGCTCAGTCGGGTTATCGCGAGTTGACCCCGATCAGCGCCTACAATGAAGATTACCATATCCTGCAGACCACCAAGGAAGAGGGCGTCATGCGCCCGATACGCAATCACCTCTTCGCCGCAGGCATTCCGATTGAAAACTCCAAGGGCGAAGCCGAGGCCGGTCAGGAAGAGCTCAATATCCGCTATGCCGAAGCGCTCGATTGCGCTGATCACCACACCATTGCCAAGCACGCGGTCAAGGAAATTGCCTGGGCGCAGGGGCGCTCGGTGACATTCCTGCCGAAATGGAAGGCCGACAAGGTCGGCTCGTCGTCGCATGTGCATATGTCGCTTTGGCAGGGCAAGACGCCGGCGTTCCGGGATGAAAATGGCGCGCATGGGATGTCGGAGCTGATGCGTCATTTCATGGCAGGCCTGATCGAATATGCCCCCGATTACACCTGTTTCCTGGCGCCTTATGTCAACAGCTACAAGCGCTTCATGAAGGGCACATTCGCACCGACCCGCACGGTCTGGTCGGTTGACAACCGCACCGCAGGTTTTCGCCTGTGCGGTGAGGGCAGCAAGGCGGTTCGCGTCGAATGCCGCATTGGCGGCTCGGACATGAACCCCTATCTCGCCCAGGCCGCCTTGCTGGCTGCTGGTATCAAGGGAATCGAAAACAAGCTGGAACTGGCGCCGCCGACAGGCGGTGACATCTACGAGAATGCAGAGGCCAAGCACATTCCCTCGACGCTGCGCACGGCCATCGAAACATTGCGCGGCTCGAAGATGCTGCGCGAGGCGATGGGGGATGCAGTGGTTGACCACTATGTCCGCTGCGCCGAGTGGGAACAGGAAGAATTCGACAAGGCAGTGACCGATTGGGAAATCGCCCGCGGGTTCGAGCGGGCCTGA
- a CDS encoding aldehyde dehydrogenase family protein: MSSLKLISPVDGSVYAERPVMGVDDAAAAVARSRKAQKDWARRPLEERIALVRAGVARLNEMSDEVVPELAWMMGRPIRYGGEFGGVNERTNYMAEIAQRALAPIEIENSAQFERRIEHVPHGVVFVVAPWNYPYMTAINTVAPALIAGNTVVLKHATQTLLVGERMVRAFTEAGLPEDVFINLFLDHQGSEKLISAGSFNFINFTGSVGGGKAIERAAAGTFTGLGLELGGKDPGYVMEDADLDWAVDTLMDGAMFNAGQCCCGIERLYIARPLYEAFVEKAAAWVTAGLKLGNPLEQDTTIGPMASVRFAKEVRAQTAEAITAGARGLIDPKLYPADDGGAYLMPQVLVDVTNDMRVMRDESFGPVVGIMPVDSDEQALGLMNDSPFGLTASLWTNDTERAARLGDELETGTVFMNRADYLDPALCWTGCKATGRGGSLSEIGFQNLTRPKSYHLRKKSA, encoded by the coding sequence ATGAGCAGTTTGAAACTGATTTCGCCAGTTGACGGGTCGGTCTATGCCGAACGTCCGGTTATGGGCGTCGATGACGCGGCGGCAGCTGTCGCCCGGTCGCGCAAGGCGCAGAAGGACTGGGCCCGGCGGCCGCTGGAAGAGCGCATCGCGCTGGTTCGTGCCGGTGTGGCGCGGCTCAACGAAATGAGCGACGAGGTTGTGCCGGAACTGGCCTGGATGATGGGCCGCCCGATCCGTTATGGCGGCGAGTTTGGTGGCGTCAACGAGCGAACCAATTACATGGCAGAGATCGCCCAGCGGGCGCTGGCGCCGATCGAGATTGAGAACTCGGCACAGTTTGAACGCCGCATCGAGCACGTTCCGCATGGCGTCGTTTTCGTCGTCGCGCCGTGGAACTATCCCTACATGACTGCGATCAATACGGTCGCCCCGGCGTTGATTGCCGGCAACACCGTGGTGCTCAAGCATGCAACCCAGACGCTGCTGGTCGGCGAGCGCATGGTTCGCGCCTTCACCGAAGCCGGATTGCCGGAAGACGTGTTCATCAACCTGTTCCTGGATCATCAGGGCAGCGAGAAGCTGATTTCGGCGGGAAGCTTCAACTTCATCAATTTCACCGGCTCGGTTGGCGGCGGCAAGGCGATTGAGCGCGCTGCTGCCGGCACCTTCACCGGCCTCGGCCTGGAGCTTGGCGGCAAGGATCCGGGCTATGTCATGGAAGATGCCGATCTCGACTGGGCCGTCGATACGCTGATGGACGGAGCGATGTTCAATGCCGGGCAGTGCTGCTGCGGCATCGAGCGGCTCTACATTGCGCGTCCGCTCTATGAGGCGTTCGTCGAGAAGGCAGCCGCCTGGGTCACTGCCGGACTCAAGCTTGGCAATCCGCTGGAGCAGGACACCACCATCGGTCCGATGGCCAGTGTGCGCTTTGCCAAGGAAGTCCGGGCCCAGACTGCTGAAGCCATCACCGCTGGCGCGCGCGGGCTGATCGATCCGAAACTGTATCCGGCCGATGATGGCGGCGCCTATCTGATGCCGCAGGTTCTCGTCGACGTGACCAACGACATGCGGGTGATGCGCGACGAGAGCTTTGGCCCGGTTGTCGGCATCATGCCGGTCGACAGCGACGAGCAGGCGCTTGGCCTGATGAACGACAGCCCGTTTGGTCTGACAGCTTCGCTGTGGACCAACGATACTGAGCGTGCCGCCCGACTTGGTGACGAGCTTGAGACCGGAACCGTGTTCATGAACCGGGCTGACTATCTCGACCCGGCGCTGTGCTGGACCGGCTGCAAGGCCACCGGTCGCGGTGGTTCGCTGTCGGAAATCGGCTTCCAAAACCTCACCCGTCCCAAATCCTATCACCTGAGAAAGAAATCCGCATGA
- a CDS encoding iron-containing alcohol dehydrogenase, which translates to MSPRANWSYPTAIRFGAGRISELAEACTAAGMKKPLLVTDRGLASLPITTNALDLMEAAGLGRAVFAEVDPNPNEKNLEAGVAVFKAGGHDGVIAFGGGSGLDLGKLIAFQAGQTRPVWDFEDVGDWWTRANGDAIAPIIAVPTTAGTGSEVGRAGVLTNSVTHVKKIIFHPKLLPAVTICDPELTVGMPRIITVGTGMDAFAHCLEAYSSPFYHPMSQGIALEGMRLVKENLPLVVADGSNIDARAEMMSAAAMGAVAFQKGLGAIHALSHPIGAVYNTHHGMTNAVVMPPVLRMNRPAIEDRIARAAAYMGIDGGFDGFYEYVLKLRADLGVPDKLAELGVGRDRIDEMTAMALEDPSAGGNPVTLTTENTKALFEACI; encoded by the coding sequence ATGAGCCCGCGCGCCAACTGGTCCTACCCCACCGCAATCCGTTTTGGCGCAGGGCGCATTTCGGAACTCGCTGAAGCCTGTACTGCAGCAGGCATGAAGAAGCCGCTCCTGGTCACCGACCGGGGACTGGCCTCGCTGCCGATCACAACCAATGCGCTTGACCTGATGGAGGCCGCCGGCCTTGGCCGGGCCGTCTTCGCCGAGGTCGACCCCAACCCGAACGAGAAGAACCTTGAAGCCGGCGTTGCGGTGTTCAAGGCTGGCGGCCATGACGGCGTTATCGCCTTTGGCGGCGGTTCGGGACTTGATCTGGGCAAACTGATCGCGTTTCAGGCCGGACAAACCCGTCCTGTCTGGGATTTCGAAGATGTCGGTGATTGGTGGACTCGCGCCAATGGTGATGCCATTGCGCCGATCATCGCGGTGCCGACAACAGCGGGCACGGGCTCTGAAGTCGGACGCGCCGGTGTGCTGACCAACTCGGTCACCCACGTCAAGAAAATCATCTTCCACCCGAAGTTGCTTCCGGCTGTCACCATCTGTGACCCGGAACTGACTGTCGGCATGCCGCGGATCATCACGGTGGGCACAGGCATGGATGCGTTCGCGCATTGCCTCGAAGCCTATTCGTCACCGTTCTACCATCCGATGAGCCAGGGCATTGCGCTTGAGGGTATGCGGCTGGTCAAGGAAAACTTGCCACTGGTTGTTGCCGACGGCTCGAATATCGATGCCCGCGCCGAAATGATGAGTGCGGCTGCGATGGGCGCGGTGGCGTTCCAGAAGGGTCTCGGCGCGATCCATGCGCTGTCGCACCCGATCGGCGCGGTTTACAACACCCATCACGGCATGACCAATGCGGTGGTGATGCCTCCTGTGCTTCGGATGAACCGTCCGGCAATCGAAGACCGCATCGCGCGCGCTGCAGCCTATATGGGCATCGATGGCGGCTTCGACGGGTTTTACGAATACGTGCTGAAGCTGCGTGCCGATCTGGGTGTCCCTGACAAGCTGGCCGAGCTTGGCGTTGGCCGGGACCGGATTGATGAAATGACAGCAATGGCTCTGGAAGATCCGAGCGCCGGCGGCAATCCGGTGACGCTGACCACCGAGAACACCAAAGCGCTGTTCGAAGCCTGCATCTGA
- a CDS encoding autoinducer binding domain-containing protein, whose translation MGMNAVLQFLENESNGAADADAIRAQLGDVVRKLGFDFFTLVRQPGPESDAEKIMLAGQWPKGWPEIYVKRKYAAIDPIVRYLGHSQRGYRWREPLQVFQDDPHRKRMERMMVDARRHGLEDGYVFPIHGRRGLVGVLAVAGQEIDLSPSQMALMDAVAKKVFWELLEALDPGAYERISKPVVVQLTRREMETLEYLGYGMTSNEMGATLGLSAHTVDWYMNGIQEKLHAKNRHHVVAIAFRLGLIS comes from the coding sequence ATGGGTATGAATGCTGTTCTGCAGTTTCTGGAAAACGAAAGCAACGGAGCGGCAGATGCTGACGCCATTCGTGCGCAACTGGGTGATGTTGTCAGAAAGCTTGGCTTCGACTTTTTTACCCTTGTTCGGCAGCCGGGCCCGGAGAGCGATGCTGAGAAGATCATGCTTGCAGGTCAATGGCCCAAAGGCTGGCCCGAAATCTATGTGAAGCGGAAATATGCGGCGATCGATCCGATTGTCCGTTATCTCGGGCATAGCCAACGGGGTTATCGCTGGCGCGAACCATTGCAGGTATTCCAGGATGATCCGCATCGCAAGCGGATGGAGCGGATGATGGTTGATGCGCGGCGCCACGGGCTGGAGGACGGATATGTGTTTCCGATCCACGGACGGCGCGGACTGGTCGGCGTGCTTGCGGTGGCAGGTCAGGAAATCGATCTGTCGCCGTCCCAGATGGCGTTGATGGATGCGGTGGCGAAGAAAGTGTTCTGGGAGCTTCTGGAGGCTTTGGATCCGGGCGCCTATGAGAGGATCAGCAAACCGGTTGTGGTGCAATTGACTCGCCGTGAGATGGAGACGCTTGAATATCTCGGCTATGGCATGACCTCCAATGAGATGGGCGCCACACTCGGTTTGTCGGCGCACACGGTTGATTGGTACATGAACGGCATTCAGGAAAAGCTGCATGCCAAAAACCGGCATCACGTGGTGGCGATTGCGTTCAGGCTCGGACTGATCTCCTAA
- the pyc gene encoding pyruvate carboxylase — protein MPISKILVANRSEIAIRVFRAANELGIKTVAIWAEEDKLALHRFKADESYQVGRGPHLARDMGPIESYLSIEEVIRVAKQSGADAIHPGYGLLSESPEFVDACDEAGIIFIGPRAETMRRLGNKVAARNLAIEIGVPVVPATEPLPDDMAEVARMAETIGYPIMLKASWGGGGRGMRAIRDPKDLSREVIEAKREAMAAFGKDEVYLEKLVERARHVESQILGDTHGNAVHLFERDCSVQRRNQKVVERAPAPYLSEDQRQELAAYSLKIANATGYVGAGTVEYLMDIDTGAFYFIEVNPRIQVEHTVTEEVTGIDIVKAQIHILDGEVIGTPGSGVPAQADIRLNGHALQCRITTEDPEQNFIPDYGRITAYRGATGFGIRLDGGTAYSGAVITRFYDPLLEKVTAWAPTAEETIRRMDRALREFRIRGVATNLTFLEAIITHPSFLDNTYTTQFIDTTPELFEQVKRQDRATKLLTYLADVTVNGHPEARGRPRPLEDAAKPRIPYKDVPIVDGSKQKLDQLGPKGFGAWMRNENRVLITDTTMRDGHQSLLATRMRTNDIARIADTYAKVLPNLLSLECWGGATFDVSMRFLTEDPWERLEMVRQGAPNLLLQMLLRGANGVGYKNYPDNVVKHFVRQAASGGIDLFRVFDCLNWVENMRVSMDAVCEESKLCEAAICYTGDILSSARPKYDLKYYTSLAAELEKAGAHIIAVKDMAGLLKPAAARQLFTALREATDLPIHFHTHDTSGISAATVLAAVDSGVDAIDAAMDALSGNTSQPCLGSIVEALRGHERDPELDPEWIRRISFYWEAVRNQYAAFESDLKGPASEVYLHEMPGGQFTNLKEQARSLGLETRWHEVAQAYADANQMFGDIVKVTPSSKVVGDMALMMVSQDLSVADVEDPAKDVSFPESVVSMMRGDLGQPPAGWPKALQDKVLKGEDAFTARPGSLLPDADLDAERKEIETKLEREISENEFASYLMYPKVFTDFALVSETYGPVSMLPTPAYFYGIPVGGELFIEIEKGKTLVVQNLAESEPDDKGMVTVFFELNGQPRRIKVPDRAHGASGSAVRRKAELGNDAHVGAPMPGVISTVSVAAGQEVTAGDVLVSIEAMKMETAIHAERDGVLAEVLVKTGDQIDAKDLLAVYD, from the coding sequence GTGCCGATTTCCAAAATTCTTGTCGCCAACCGATCAGAAATTGCCATTCGCGTTTTTCGCGCGGCCAACGAACTCGGCATAAAAACCGTCGCCATCTGGGCTGAGGAAGACAAGCTTGCGCTGCACCGGTTCAAGGCAGACGAATCCTATCAGGTCGGTCGCGGCCCGCATCTGGCGCGCGACATGGGTCCGATCGAGAGCTATCTTTCGATTGAAGAGGTGATCCGCGTTGCCAAGCAATCAGGCGCCGATGCGATCCACCCCGGCTACGGTCTGTTGTCGGAGAGCCCCGAATTCGTAGACGCCTGCGATGAAGCCGGGATCATCTTCATCGGCCCGCGTGCCGAAACCATGCGCCGCCTTGGCAACAAGGTCGCCGCCCGCAATCTCGCCATCGAAATCGGCGTTCCGGTGGTGCCGGCAACAGAGCCGCTTCCTGACGACATGGCGGAAGTGGCGCGGATGGCCGAAACGATCGGATATCCGATCATGCTGAAGGCATCCTGGGGCGGCGGAGGTCGCGGCATGCGCGCCATCCGTGATCCCAAGGACCTGTCACGCGAGGTCATCGAAGCCAAGCGCGAAGCCATGGCTGCTTTCGGCAAGGACGAGGTCTATCTCGAAAAGCTGGTCGAACGGGCCCGCCATGTCGAAAGCCAGATTCTCGGCGATACCCATGGCAATGCTGTGCATCTTTTCGAGCGCGACTGTTCTGTGCAGCGCCGCAACCAGAAGGTCGTCGAGCGGGCACCTGCGCCCTATCTGAGCGAAGATCAGCGGCAGGAACTGGCGGCCTATTCGCTGAAGATCGCCAATGCCACCGGCTATGTCGGCGCCGGTACGGTCGAATACCTGATGGATATCGACACGGGCGCGTTCTATTTCATCGAAGTCAATCCGCGCATCCAGGTCGAGCATACGGTCACCGAGGAAGTCACCGGCATCGATATCGTCAAGGCGCAGATCCACATTCTCGATGGCGAGGTGATCGGCACGCCAGGGTCCGGTGTGCCGGCGCAGGCCGACATCCGCCTCAATGGCCACGCGCTGCAATGCCGCATAACCACCGAAGACCCGGAACAGAATTTCATTCCCGATTACGGACGTATCACGGCCTATCGCGGCGCCACCGGCTTCGGCATCCGGCTTGATGGCGGCACCGCCTATTCGGGCGCGGTGATCACCCGGTTTTATGATCCGCTTCTGGAAAAGGTCACCGCCTGGGCTCCGACGGCGGAAGAGACCATCCGTCGGATGGACCGGGCGCTCAGGGAGTTCCGGATCCGTGGCGTGGCCACCAACCTGACCTTCCTGGAAGCGATCATCACGCACCCGAGTTTTCTCGACAACACCTATACGACGCAGTTCATCGACACGACGCCGGAACTGTTCGAGCAGGTCAAGCGTCAGGACCGGGCGACAAAGCTGCTGACCTATCTTGCCGATGTCACTGTCAATGGCCACCCGGAAGCAAGAGGCCGTCCGCGGCCGTTGGAAGACGCCGCCAAACCGCGCATCCCTTACAAGGATGTGCCGATTGTCGACGGCAGCAAGCAGAAGCTCGATCAGCTTGGCCCGAAAGGTTTTGGCGCGTGGATGCGCAATGAGAATCGCGTGCTGATCACCGATACGACGATGCGTGACGGGCACCAGTCGCTGTTGGCCACCCGCATGCGCACCAACGACATTGCCCGCATCGCCGACACCTATGCCAAGGTGCTGCCGAACCTTTTGTCGCTGGAATGCTGGGGTGGCGCCACCTTCGACGTGTCGATGCGGTTCCTGACCGAGGACCCGTGGGAGCGGCTGGAGATGGTGCGCCAGGGCGCGCCGAATCTGTTGCTGCAGATGCTGCTGCGCGGCGCCAACGGCGTTGGCTACAAGAATTATCCCGACAATGTGGTCAAGCATTTCGTGCGCCAGGCTGCCAGCGGTGGCATCGACCTGTTCCGTGTGTTCGATTGCCTCAACTGGGTCGAGAACATGCGTGTGTCGATGGATGCGGTGTGCGAGGAGAGCAAGCTTTGCGAAGCCGCGATCTGTTACACCGGCGATATCCTCAGTTCGGCACGGCCGAAATATGATCTGAAATACTACACCAGCCTTGCGGCCGAACTGGAAAAGGCCGGCGCGCACATCATTGCGGTCAAGGACATGGCCGGATTGCTGAAGCCGGCGGCGGCGCGGCAGTTGTTCACCGCACTGCGCGAAGCCACAGATCTGCCGATCCACTTCCATACCCATGACACGTCGGGGATTTCGGCTGCCACAGTGCTTGCTGCGGTCGACAGCGGTGTTGACGCTATCGACGCGGCGATGGACGCGTTGTCGGGCAACACCTCGCAGCCATGCCTCGGCTCGATTGTCGAGGCACTCCGTGGCCATGAGCGCGATCCCGAACTTGATCCAGAATGGATCCGCCGGATTTCGTTTTACTGGGAAGCGGTGCGCAATCAGTACGCGGCGTTTGAAAGCGACCTCAAGGGGCCGGCATCAGAAGTTTATCTGCACGAAATGCCAGGTGGTCAGTTTACCAATCTCAAGGAGCAGGCGCGTTCGCTGGGGCTGGAAACCCGCTGGCACGAGGTGGCGCAGGCCTATGCCGACGCCAACCAGATGTTCGGCGACATCGTCAAGGTGACACCATCGTCGAAGGTGGTTGGCGACATGGCGCTGATGATGGTCAGCCAGGATCTGAGCGTCGCCGACGTCGAGGATCCGGCCAAGGATGTTTCGTTCCCCGAATCGGTGGTGTCGATGATGCGCGGCGATCTGGGTCAGCCGCCGGCCGGCTGGCCGAAAGCCCTTCAGGACAAGGTGCTCAAGGGTGAGGATGCCTTCACGGCCCGTCCCGGCTCATTGCTGCCGGATGCGGATCTCGATGCCGAACGCAAGGAAATCGAGACCAAGTTGGAACGCGAAATCAGCGAAAACGAGTTCGCCTCCTATCTGATGTATCCGAAAGTGTTCACCGACTTTGCCCTGGTAAGCGAAACATACGGCCCGGTGAGCATGTTGCCGACACCTGCCTATTTCTACGGAATCCCGGTCGGTGGCGAGTTGTTCATCGAGATTGAGAAAGGCAAGACGCTTGTCGTTCAGAATCTGGCCGAAAGCGAACCCGACGACAAGGGCATGGTCACTGTGTTTTTCGAGCTCAATGGCCAGCCGCGGCGGATCAAGGTGCCGGACCGGGCGCATGGCGCATCGGGCTCGGCTGTACGTCGCAAGGCCGAACTGGGCAACGATGCCCATGTTGGAGCCCCGATGCCGGGCGTGATCTCGACTGTTTCCGTTGCTGCGGGACAGGAGGTCACCGCAGGTGATGTGCTGGTCTCAATCGAGGCAATGAAAATGGAAACCGCGATCCATGCCGAGCGCGACGGGGTGCTGGCCGAGGTTCTGGTCAAGACCGGCGACCAGATCGACGCCAAGGATCTTCTGGCTGTCTATGACTGA
- a CDS encoding heme-binding protein: MTDLTLNKALKIITAALAKGKELGLKPLAVVVLDAGGHVKAVQRQDGASMLRFEIASGKAYGALAVGVGSRWLNTQAETRPHFLEGLSAVSGGKIVAVPGGVLVKDRKGAIIGAVGITGDSSDNDEIAAIAGVEAAGFTPDAG, encoded by the coding sequence ATGACGGACCTCACGCTTAACAAGGCACTCAAGATCATCACCGCAGCGCTCGCAAAGGGCAAGGAACTGGGTCTCAAGCCACTGGCCGTTGTGGTGCTCGATGCCGGCGGTCATGTCAAAGCTGTCCAGCGACAGGATGGCGCATCGATGCTGCGCTTCGAGATCGCCAGCGGCAAGGCCTATGGCGCGCTGGCTGTCGGCGTCGGCTCGCGCTGGCTCAACACCCAGGCCGAAACCCGGCCGCATTTTCTTGAAGGCCTCTCAGCAGTATCCGGCGGCAAGATCGTTGCCGTGCCCGGCGGCGTGCTGGTCAAGGACCGCAAGGGCGCGATCATCGGCGCGGTCGGCATCACCGGCGATTCGTCCGACAATGACGAGATTGCCGCAATCGCCGGCGTCGAAGCCGCAGGCTTTACGCCCGACGCCGGCTGA
- the phaR gene encoding polyhydroxyalkanoate synthesis repressor PhaR, with amino-acid sequence MAKKSGPITIKKYANRRLYNTGTSTYVTLDDLAVMVKKGEDFSVLDAKSGDDITHTVLTQIIFEQESKTGNTLLPVSFLRQLISIYGDQLQMVVPSYLEHSMSALTEQQEQVREQITKSFGDNPVARNIQLPIQIVEDQVRRNTEMFQKAMQMFSPFALAHSAKTEETPKQSDTSKDIDDLKDQLKSLQDKINSIDS; translated from the coding sequence ATGGCGAAAAAAAGTGGCCCAATCACCATCAAGAAATATGCCAATCGCCGTCTCTACAACACCGGCACCAGCACCTATGTGACGCTTGATGATCTGGCCGTCATGGTCAAGAAGGGCGAAGATTTTTCCGTCCTGGACGCAAAGAGCGGTGATGACATCACCCACACGGTCCTCACGCAGATCATTTTCGAGCAGGAATCCAAAACCGGCAACACACTGCTGCCGGTGTCCTTCCTGAGGCAGTTGATTTCCATCTACGGCGATCAACTGCAAATGGTGGTGCCGAGCTATCTCGAGCACTCCATGTCAGCTTTGACCGAACAGCAGGAGCAGGTCCGCGAACAGATCACCAAATCCTTTGGCGACAATCCGGTGGCCCGCAACATCCAGCTGCCAATCCAGATAGTCGAGGATCAGGTTCGCCGCAACACCGAGATGTTCCAGAAGGCGATGCAGATGTTCTCGCCCTTCGCGCTCGCCCATTCGGCCAAGACCGAGGAAACCCCGAAACAGTCCGACACCTCCAAGGACATCGACGATCTCAAGGACCAGCTCAAGTCGCTTCAGGACAAGATCAACTCCATCGACAGCTGA
- a CDS encoding acetyl-CoA C-acetyltransferase: MSSIVIASAARTPVGSFNGALSSVPAHELGAVAIRAALERAGVAPAEVDEVILGQILSAGQGQNPARQAAMAAGIPQEATAWGLNQLCGSGLRAVALGMQQIASGDANIIVAGGQESMSLAPHAMHLRNGVKMGPAGMVDTMMLDALTDAFYNYLMGNTAENVAKQWQLTREEQDTFAVNSQNKAEAAQKAGKFKDEIAAVTIKGRKGDTVVEDDEYIKHGVTIEGIAKLRPAFDKEGTVTAANASGINDGGAATVLMSEAEASKRGITPMARIASWATAGVDPQIMGTGPIPASRKALAKAGWSVGDLDLVEANEAFAAQACAVNKEMGWDPAIVNVNGGAIAIGHPVGASGARILNTLLFEMVRRDAKKGLATLCIGGGMGVALCVERG; this comes from the coding sequence ATGAGTTCTATCGTTATCGCCAGCGCTGCCCGCACTCCCGTCGGGTCTTTCAACGGCGCACTGTCCTCCGTCCCCGCCCATGAGTTGGGCGCGGTCGCCATTCGAGCGGCGCTCGAGCGCGCAGGTGTTGCACCGGCGGAAGTCGACGAAGTCATTCTCGGTCAGATTCTGTCCGCAGGCCAGGGACAGAACCCGGCGCGTCAGGCGGCCATGGCCGCGGGTATCCCGCAGGAAGCCACCGCCTGGGGTCTCAACCAGCTCTGCGGTTCCGGCTTGCGCGCGGTTGCTCTCGGCATGCAGCAGATTGCATCGGGTGATGCAAACATCATCGTCGCCGGTGGCCAGGAATCGATGTCACTGGCGCCGCATGCCATGCATCTGCGCAACGGCGTGAAAATGGGGCCGGCCGGAATGGTCGACACCATGATGCTCGATGCACTGACCGATGCGTTTTACAATTACCTGATGGGCAACACAGCCGAGAATGTTGCCAAGCAGTGGCAGCTGACGCGCGAAGAGCAGGATACATTTGCAGTCAATTCGCAGAATAAGGCTGAAGCGGCGCAGAAGGCCGGCAAGTTCAAGGACGAGATCGCCGCAGTGACGATCAAGGGCCGGAAGGGCGATACCGTTGTCGAAGACGATGAGTACATCAAGCATGGTGTGACCATCGAGGGCATTGCCAAGCTGCGTCCGGCCTTCGACAAGGAAGGTACGGTCACCGCTGCCAACGCATCAGGCATTAATGATGGCGGCGCGGCAACGGTGCTGATGAGCGAAGCCGAGGCCTCCAAACGCGGTATCACGCCGATGGCGCGGATTGCCTCATGGGCCACTGCCGGCGTTGATCCGCAGATCATGGGCACCGGCCCGATCCCCGCTTCGCGCAAGGCGCTGGCCAAGGCCGGCTGGAGTGTCGGTGATCTCGATCTGGTGGAAGCCAATGAAGCCTTTGCCGCTCAGGCATGTGCGGTCAACAAGGAAATGGGCTGGGATCCGGCAATCGTCAACGTCAATGGCGGCGCCATTGCCATTGGTCACCCGGTCGGCGCCTCCGGCGCGCGCATTCTCAACACACTGCTGTTCGAGATGGTTCGTCGCGACGCCAAGAAGGGTCTGGCAACCCTGTGCATCGGCGGCGGCATGGGCGTGGCGCTCTGCGTCGAACGCGGCTGA